In Deinococcus irradiatisoli, the genomic stretch TCTCGCAGATCCAGCCGGTCCTGACCCCCCTGATCGTCGATCCCAGCCACCCGTTTCCGTACATCAGTAACCTCAGCCTCAACCTGGCGGTGCTGCTCGAAGACGGCGAGGGCGAGGCGCCGGACTTTGCCCGCGTCAAGGTGCCGGTCGGCGTGCTGCCGCGCCTGGTCAAGTGCGGCCCCCACCTGCTGCTGCTCGAGGACGTAATCGCCGAGCACCTCGGTGAACTGTTCCGGGGGCGGCGGGTACTGCGCTCGCACGTGTTCCGGGTGACGCGCAACACCGATTACGAGTTCGACGAGGAAGAAGCCGAGGACCTGCTCGCCACCATCGAGGACGGCCTGCGGCGGCGGCGCTTCGGCTCGGCGGTGCGGCTGGAAGTCACCCGCGACATGCCCGGCGAGATGCTCGACTTTCTGCGCAGCCGCCTGAAACTCGACGACGAGGACGTGTTCGAGTTGCAGGGGCCGCTGGGCACCGCCAATTTGATGGGCCTGCCGGTCGAGCGGGCCGATCTGCAGTTTCCGGCCTTCTCGCCCCGGGTGCCGGACCTCAGCGGCGACGACGACGAGGGGGTGTTTCACACCCTGCAACAGGGCGACGTGCTGCTGCACCACCCCTACGATTCGTTTACCAACGTGCTGGGCTTTCTTCAGGCGGCGGCCAGCGACCCGGACGTGCTGGCGATCAAGCAGACGCTCTACCGTACCGGCGACGACCCGCGCCTGATCGGAGCGCTGCGAACCGCCGCCGAGAACGGCAAGCAGGTGGTGGCCCTCATCGAGCTCAAGGCCCGCTTCGACGAGCAGCGCAACATCTCCTCGGCGCGCCAGCTCGAACGGGTCGGAGCGCACGTGGTCTACGGCGTCAGCGGTTTAAAGACGCACGGCAAGGTCACGCTGGTGGTGCGTCGCGAGGGCGAGCACCTGCGGCGCTACGTGCATATCGGCACCGGCAACTACAACCCCAAGACCGCCCGCATCTACACCGACCTCTCGTTGCTCTCGGCCCGCGAGGAACTCGGCGCTGACGTGGCCGCCCTCTTCAACCACCTGACCGGCTACGCCGAGGCCGACTACCAGCACCTGCTGGTGGCCCCCGACACCGCCCGCGAGGGCTTTCTGAAGTTGCTGGAGCGCGAGGCGGCCAACGTGGCGGCCGGGCAACCCGGCTGGGCGCGGCTGAAATTCAACCAGCTCACCGACCCCGGCATGATCGAAGCGCTCTACCGCGCCTCGCAGGCGGGGGTCAAAATTCAGCTGATGGTGCGCGGGGTGTGCTGCCTGCGTCCCGGCGTGCCGGGATTGTCGGAGAACATCGAGGTTCGCAGCTTGATCGGGCGCTTTCTGGAGCATGCCCGCATCTACGCCTTCGCCGGCGACGCGACCCAGGGTTCCAAGCGGGCGGGACGCGCCCCCGACGTGTACTTCGGCTCGGCCGACTGGATGAGCCGCAACCTCGACCGGCGGGTGGAAGTCATCGCCCCGGTGTTCGAGGACAAGCAGAAAGCCAAACTGCTGGCCCTGCTCGACACCGAATGGGCCGATACCCGCGGCGCCTGGGCGCTGCAGGCCAGCGGCGAGTACCTCAAGCTCAGCGGCAGCAGCAGCGCCCAGGCCGCCTTCATGGGCCTGGAGGAACTGCCGCCGCCGGCCGCGCTGCACGCCCCCTGAGTTCTGCCCGAAACAAAATACTGCCGTTACACTTATGGCATGTCCGTGTCGCTGGTCCACCTCCGCGCCGCCGCTCTGCGCACCCTCCAGGTCCAGCCAGACCTCCAGACGGCCCTGCATACGCTGGGCTTCGTGCAGGCCGACCCGATCCGCGCGCCGGCCCGCGCCCAGGACCTGACCCTGATGCAGCGGGTCGGGGGCTACCGGGCCGGCGACCTGGAGCGCCACTACCCCGACCTCGACGTGGAAGAGGACATGCTGCCGAACTACGGCTTCTTTCCGCGCTCGGTGCAGGCGGCGCTGCATCCGCGCGGCGAGGTCCAGCGCCGCATCGAGCAGCAGGCGCCGGGGCTGAGCGCCGAGGTGCTGGCCTTCGTGCAGGGCCACCCGGCGGGTGAAGCGCATCCCCGCGAGGTGCAGGCCCACTTCGGCGCGGCGCGGGTGGGCAACGCCTGGGGCGGGCAGAGCAGCGCCACCACCCGCGCCCTGGAGGGCCTGCACCACCAGGGCCTGCTGCGGGTCACCCGGCGCGTCGGCGGCGTGCGGCTCTACGGCCCCGCCCCACACCTGGAAGCAGTCCGGACTTCCCCGGCGGCGCCCCACGAGCGCGCCCGTCAGGTGGTGCGCCTGCTGGTCCGGCTCTACGGCCCGCTGCCCCAGGTGAGCCTGGGCTACCTGCTCTCACTGAGCGGGTACGGCGTGCCGCACCTCAAGACCGAGCTGCGAACCGCGTTCAAGCAGCTGCTGGAAGGCGAGCTGCAGTCGCAGACGGTGGAGGGCGTGAAGTACGTCTGGGACGCCGATCTGCCGCTGGACGATGGGGGTGACAGCGGCGTGCGGCTCGTCGGGCCGTTCGATCCGCTGGTGTGGGACCGGCGCCGCTTTGCCCACCTGCACGGCTGGACCTACAAGTTCGAGGCCTACACCAAGCCCGAGAAGCGGGTGCTCGGTTACTACGCCCTGCCGTTGTTTCAGCGCGAGCGGGCGGTGGGCTGGGCCAACCTGAAAGTGGAACGGGGAGAGTTGAGCAGCGAACTCGGCTTCATTCCCGGCGTGCGGCAGACCGCCGCGCTCAGGAAAGGCATCGCTGCCGAACTGGAGCGCTACCGCCGCTTTCTGGCGTTACCGACCTGACAGGATGGCCGGACCCACGGCGGCCCGGTGCTCCAGCGCCTTTACGCTGCCGAAGCCGCCCACGAACAGGGCCACGCGCAACTCGTGAATGAACTGCCGCAGCCAGGCTTCGACCGCCTCGGCGCTGTCCAGGGCCGGGGCCAGCAGCGGGCGGGCCACCGCCACCACCTGCGCGCCGAGGAGCAGCGCTCTGGCGGCGTCCAGACCGCTGCGAATACCGCCGGAAGCGATCAGCGGCGTGCCCGGCGCGGCGGCGCGCACTTCGCGCAGCGCCTGGGCGGTGGGAAGGCCCACTTCGCACAAATCCGGGGTGCGGACCTCGCCGTAGCGCACCAGTTCCTCGACCCGCGCCCAGCTGGTGCCGCCGGCGCCGGCCACGTCGAGCGCCGCGAAGCCCGCACCCACGGCGAGGCGGGCCACCTCGGCGCTCAGGCCGTGCCCGACTTCCTTGAGTAGCAGCGGCAGCCCCACTTGAGGCACCACCTCGCGCAGGCGAACCGACAGACCGGCCCAGCGGGTATCGCCGCCGGGCTGCAAGGCTTCCTGCAGGGGATTGGCGTGAATCGCCAGCGCGTCGGCGCCGATCAGCTTGGCGGCGCGCATGATCTCGGCGGCGCCGTACCCCTTGAGCAGCTGCGCCGCGCCGAGGTTGCCGATCAGGAGGGCGTCGGGCGCCCAGGCCCGCACCTGGAAACTCGCCTGCGCCTCGGGGCGCTCCAGCATCACCCGCTGGCTGCCCAGCATCAGCCCCACGCCGAGCCGCTGGGCGGCCTGGGCCAGGTGGCGGTTGATCAGGGCCGATTTGTCGGCGCCGCCGGTCATCGCGCCGATCAGCACCGGGGCGCTCAGGGGTTTGCCGAGAAAGGTGGTGGAAAGGTCGACCTGCTCCAGATCGAGTTCCGGCAGGGCCCGGTAAGGCCAGACCACCGCTTCCAGACCGGTGCTCACGCCCTGGTACTGGCTCTCGGGGCGCAGGCAGGCTTCGATATGGCGCAGCTTGCGCAGCTTGGTCGCTTCGCCGGTCATGTTCCGCTCTGGCAGGGCCGCATCCGGCTCAATCTAGCGCAGGCGGGCGGGGCCGGGCGTCCTGGGCGCAGGCAGGCCGTGTCGCAAAGGGCGTTGAGGGTTGGAGTCCGTGCTCAGTTCCCGTCCCCAGGCCTGGCCACCGTCGTGGTGACCTCAAGCGTGCTCGCCAGGGCTTCAAATGGAACGTCAAAGGTTGAAGGCCACCGCCTTCCCATCCAGCCCAGCAGCGTTCCGGCCAGTTCCTTTCCCCACTCCCACGCCTGCGTGTAGGCACGCTCCAGCTCTCGGGGTTCCACCGACGCCGTGCAGGCGCTGAACCGGCGGTAAGCCCCGCCCGACAGGTCGGCCTCCACTCCTTTGCTGGGGGTGGGCCAGTGCAGTGTCGTGCCCTCCACCAGCCGTGCCAATTGAAGGAGGTGAACGTGCAGCACACCCAGGGTCCCCAGGGCCCGGGCATACTCGCCCCGGCGCAGCACCTGCGCGCCCTGCACACTCCAGTTGATGAAGCTGTCCAGCACGCCCTGCACCTCCCGCGGCCCACCATGCTGCGGGGGATGGTCATGCAGGTACTGAAGATGACCGTAGAGTTCTCCCGTCCGGTCGAGGAGCAGCATCGCCTCGGGTGAGGGAAAGGGGCCATTCTCCGCCCAGGAGCGCACCTCGCCCATCCGGCTGGCCGGTGCGAAATGGAATTCTCCCCGGCGGTAGCCCTCAAAGATCGCGAGCGTCAGGGCGTGCGGAAGGTTCTCCAAGACGGCCAGGGGTGAAGCGACCGCCCCCACCCACCCGACACGATCAAGCTCGGCAAGGGCGTCGTCGCGAACGAACAGCCAGAACTCGATGTCGCTGAACCCGTCGCCCTCGCCCTTGGTGAACGAACCGTAGGTGAGGGCGGCGACCAGGCGCTCGTCGGCTCGGGCCAGGCAGCGCACCTGTTCAATCCACGCGTGCTGAACGAGCATGGGCACACGCCCTAGCGCGGCTTGGCTTCCCGAACGGCCCGCAGCAGGCGCTGCAGGGCGTCGGTGACGTTGAGCGCTTCCTGCCGGACCTGGGGATCCTTACTCAGCGAGCCGAGGCGCTCGGCGGCGTCTTTGGCCAGCTTCAGCACGGCGGCGGTGGGCAGCTTGAGAGGTTTACGGGTCATGGCTGTATTGTGCTGGCAAACGGCTTGAGAAGTCCAAGCCTTTTCCCAGCACGGGGAAGCGAAACGCCCTCAGCGCGTCTGCTCGATCAGCCAGTAGGCGCCGTAAGGTTCGAGGGCGACTTCCGGATTGGTCAGGTTCCACTCGTGACCGCTCAGCGCGTCGCGGGGGTAATCGCCCACGATGGCCCGCAGCAGCGGGGCCGGCAGCGGCTGAAACTCGGGGCTGAAGTTGTACATCGCCAGCATGCTGCCCAGCGGGTGGTCGCGCCTGAAGAGCAGCGTGTGTTCGTTGGGGCTGGGCACGATCTGCGCCTCGATGCTGGCGTGCAGGTGCGGCAACTGGCGGCGGGCACGGATGAGGCGTTGCAGGGCGGCGTACATCCGGCCGCTGGACGTCGCCACGTCGAAGCGCTCCTCGGCCTTGTGCCAGTCCATCGCCGGGCGGTGCAGCCAGCGGTTGTCCTGGGCGTGTTCCGGCACGTCCAGGTAACGCTCGTCGTTGAGCAGCGCCAGTTCGTCACCCATGTAGATCAGCGGCACGCCGCCGTAGCCCAGCGTCACGGCGTGCAGCAGGCGCAGGCGCCGGAGGGCGAGGTCGATGTCTTCTTCCGTCTGGGCGGCTTCCAGCCCGGCGAGGCTGGCCGCCGTGCCGCTGATGCGCCGGTCGCCGGTGCGCGGATTGGCCTGAAACACCTGGCCGCGCGCGAACGACCCCGGCCACTCGCCGCTGTAGAAGTCGCTCAGAAAGGCCCGGTGGCCGGGGCCGGTGGTGCCGGCCATGCCGGCGTCGTGGTCGCTGATGGCCCAGCCGATGTCGTCGTGGCAGCGCACGTACATGCCCCAGGTGGTGTTGGTGGGCTTGGGCGCAAAGGCCGAGAGCGCCTGCTCGAAGAGCCGGGTGTTGCCGCTGGCCAGGCTGCTCCACAACTGCACCATCAGCGAGTTGTGGTAGGCCATGTCCGAGACCTTGCCGTGGTGGTCGCGCCGGCCCAGGTAGGCGATCAGGTCGCCGGGCGCCACGATCGCCTCGGCCTTGAAGGCCACCGCCGGGGCCACGATGCGGGCGCAGGCGCGCAGGGCGCGGGTCAGGTCGTGGACTTCCGGCTGGTTTTGCGAATCGGTCCACATCCGCTTCCAGATAAAAGCGATGGCGTCGAGCCGGAAAATCTCCACCCCCTGGTTGGCGAGGTAGAGGATGATGTCCACGAACTCCAGAAAGACCTCGGGGTTGGCCCAGTTGAGGTCCCACTGGTAGCTGTTGAAGGTCGTCCAGACCCAGCGCTGCGCTTCGTCGTTCCAGGTGAAGTTGCCCGGCGCGAAATCGGGAAAGATTTCCGGCAGGGTGCGCTCGTAGAGGTCGGGCAGGTCGCGGTTCTCGAACATCAGGAAGTAGTCGCGGTACTTCTGCTCGCCGGCCCGGGCGCGCACCGCCCACCCGTGCTCCTGGGCGACGTGGTTCATCACCAGATCGAGCTCCAGGCTGATGCCCCGGCGGCGCAGTCTGGAAGCCAGCGCCTTGAGGTCGGCCATGCTGCCCAGGTCCTCGCGCACGGCGCGGTAGTCCTGCACGGCGTAGCCGCCGTCGTTCTCGCCGACGCGCGGCTTCAGGAGCGGCATCAGGTGCAGGTATTTGACGCCGAGTTCCTCAAGGTAGTTGAGGTGCTCACCCACGCCTTCCAGCGTGCCGGCGAAGCGGTCGGCGTAGGCCACGTAGCCGATCATCTCCGGCACCTGCAACCAGTCCGGGCGCAGCAGCCGGGCTTCGTCGAGGCGCCTCAGGTCGGCGGGACGCTCGGCCAAGGCGCGGCGCAGCAGCGCTTCGAGCCGGGGCCACAGCGCGACGAGCTGCTCGGCGCCGTAGACGCTTCTGAGGCTGCCTTCGAGATCGGCGCGGTAGCGCTCCAGGCGGATGGCGAAGGTGTCGGCGTCGCGAGGGTCGAGGGTGGCCTCGCTGGAAAGAGGGGGCGTCGGCGCATCGGCGGGAACCTCGGGAGGAACCGGCTCGGCAGCGGGTTCCGGCCGGGCCTCTTCCTGGGCCACCTCGGGCGTCGCCGGGGCAGCGGCGGGCGCTTTGGGTTTCCGGGGAGCGGGTTTGGCCTTGGGCGCTGCGGATTCGGTGGGAGCGGGCTCGCTCTGGGCAGGCCCGGCAGGGCTGGGCACGGCGGCTTTGGCAGGGCGCGGCTTGCGGGCGGCTTTGGTGGGCGTGGGCACCGGCAAAGGGGAAGCGTCTTTGGCCGCTTCGCTGATGGCAAGGCTCACCTGCACCGGATCGGGCATCGGGGCGCCGGACTTGACGGGCGTTTTGCGGGCCGCTCTGGATTTCCTGGGCGCCTCGGCAGCCTCTGAGCGTGGCGCTTCGGGCGCGGGGCTCTCCAGGAGAGCGGCGTCGGGCGAAGCGTTCGGTTTGGGCGGCTTGGTCATGTGCCCAGCATAGCGGGGCGGGGTGGGAACCGTTTCAATTGATCTGTGCAATTTGCGCTATCAACGCGGGGAAGTTTGAGCGTGTACAAGCGGGGCCAGCCGCGCCCGCGCCGACCGGCCCGGTTGTTTTCCCGGTGGTCCGACGTCCTGTTCTCGACGGTTTTTCGGAGGTGTCATGAAACGACTGCTGAGTTCCATGCTGGCGCTGAGCGCCGCCCTCGCCGGCCCCCCCGTTCTGGCCAGCATGACCGGCGGCGCGGGCGCGCCCCAGACCGGAGCCGCCGCGCCCGCGCCGGTGGTGACGCCCAGCGACTTCAGCCTCACCCGCGACGTGAAGCGCACGGTGCTGAGTAACGGCCTGACGGTGCTGACCAAGGAAGTCCACGGCGCGCCGATCGTGACGGTGCAGGTCTTTTACAAGATCGGCTCGCGCAACGAGGCGCCCGGCGTCAACGGCATCGCCCACCAGCTCGAACATCTGATGTTCAAGGGCACCACCGACCGCCCGGTGCAGTTCGGCCGCCTGCTCGGCGCGCTGGGCGCGGATTTCAACGCCTTTACCTACTACGACCAGACCGCCTACCACGAAACCGTCGAGCGCGAAAAAGCCGGCGCGGCCCTGCAACTCGAAGCCGACCGGATGGTCAACGCCAAGATCGACCCGGCGGCGCTGACCAGCGAGCGCAACGTGGTGCTCTCGGAAATCGAGGGCGACGAGAACGACCCTTCCTACCGCCTGGAGCGGGCGGTGCAGGCGGCGGCCTTTCCCGGCTCGCCCTACGGCCTCACGGTGGGCGGCACCCGCAAGGACATCGAGGGCTTTACCTCCGAGGAAGTCAACGCCTACTACAAGCAGTACTACTCGCCGCAGTACGCCACCCTGATCGTGGTGGGCGACTTTCAGACTGGCGAGATGATGAAGCAGATCGAGGCGGCCTTCGGCAAGCTCGGCACCCCCGGCACCGCGCCGGTGGGAATCAGCGCGCCACTGGTGCCGGGCGGCAGCGAGGCCACCCTCGGCAAGACGCCGCCCGCCGCGCCGATCGTGCTCAAGGAAGCCGGGGCCACCCCGCTGCTCAACGCCGTGTACCCGCTGCCGGACGTGAGCAGCCCCGACGCGCCGGCCCTCAAGGTGCTCGACTACGTGCTGCTCTCCGGGCGCACCAGCAAGCTGTATCAGTCGATGTTCGAATCGGGGCTGGCGGCCGACGGCGGCACCTTGCCCTACCAGTTCGCGCGCGGCGGCTGGTACACCTTCAGCTTCACGCCCACCCCCGACACCGACCTCGCCCAGCTCGACGCCGCGCTGCTCAAGACGCTGGCCGACGTGCGCGACCACCCGGTGAGCGACGAGGAGATCCGCCGGGCCAAAACCAGCATCACCACCGGCACCCTGCTGGATACCCGCTCGATCGACGCGCAGGCCACCTCGCTGGGCATCGACGCCACCACCGCCGGCGATTACCAGTACACCGACAAGTTCCTCTCGGCGCTGCAACAGGTCACGGCTGCCGACGTGCAGCGGGTGGCGCAGAAGTACCTGCAAGACGGCGCCCGCACGGTGGGCTACTTCGAGCCGACCAAAGCCGAAGAGGGCGCGGGCAACGCCGCCAGCGCAGGCGGAGCCACCCAGGAAGCCTTCAACGCCGGGCCGCCGGTGGACCCGGCCGAGGTCGCTAAGTACCTGCCTGCCTTTCAGCCCTCGGGCCAGGCCAGCGTCACCCTGCCGGAGAAGTACACCCTCGGTAACGGCATGACCATCATGCTGCTGCGCGACACCAGTACCCCCACCGTGAGCCTGAGCGCCAGCGTCAAGGCCGGGCGCGAGTTCGACAGCGACGCCAACGCCGGGCTGGTGGACCTGGTGGCCGCCAACCTGCTCTCCGGCACCCAGACCCGCGACGAACTGACCCTCGCCAAACTGCTCGACGACGTGGGTGCCCAGCTCTCCCCCGCCGCCAACCGCTTCGGGGTGCAGATCGGCGGCGCCAGCCGCGACCAGGACCTGCCGGTGCTGATCGAAGGGCTTGCCGATATCCTGCAGCACGCCACCTTTCCCGAGGCCCAGTTCAAGCGCTCGCAGGCCCGCGCCATTCAGGGCGCCCGGCAGGGCGACGACGATCCCGGCAGCGTGGCGCTCAAGGTGTTTCGCAAAACCGTGTATCCGCCGGGCAATCCCTGGCAGGTGTTCAGCACGCCCGAAACCCTCGCGGCGCTGACCCGGCAAGGCGCCCTGGACTTCTACAAGACCCACTACCGCCCCGACGCCACGGTGCTGACCCTGGTGGGCAACTTCGATCCGGCGCAGGTCAAGGCGCTGCTCAACCAGAAGTTCGGCGACTGGACCGCTTCCGGCGCCGCACCCGACGTGACGTATCCGGTGATCGGCAAGCCCGCCGGCATCGTCAAGGCCCAGAGCGACCTCCCCGGCAAGACGCAGGCGGTGACGTACCTGGGCTACCAGAGCATCGCCCGCTCGGACCCGCGCTACTACGCTTCGCTGGTGCTGGGCGACGTGCTGGGCGGCAGCACCCTGTCGAGCCGTCTGGGCACCGAGCTGCGCGACAAGCAGGGCCTGACTTACGGGGTGGGCAGCGGCTTCTCGGCGCTCAAGCAGCCGGGCGCGTTCTACATCTCGATGCAGACCAACCCCAAGGACACCGACAAGGCGGTGCAGGGCGCGCTGGGCATCCTGCGGGACGTGCGCGACAACGGCCTGACGCCCACCGAGGTGAGCACCTCCAAGAACGCCCTGCTCAGCAGCTACACCGTGGGCCTATCCAACCCGGCCGCGCTGGCCGCAACGTTCACCGGCCTGGTTTCCGACGGACTGCCGCTGAGCGAACTCACCGACTATCAGGCCAAGATCAACGCGGTGACGCCCGCGGCGGTCAACCAGGCCGCCAAAGAGCTGCTCGACCCCGACAACATCGTGATCGTGACGGCCGGGCCGGTCGCCAAGTAAGCGTCAACAGGTTAGGGCGAGGGAACCGCTTCTCCCTCGCCCTGACCTGTTGCCCGGCCTTTTTCTCAGGCGTCGAGGCGCTGCACGCTACTGCCGGCCACACTCTTGCTGACCAGTAGGCGGCTGGGCAGGCGCTCGGACAAGCTCTCGACGTGGGTGATCACGCCCACCATCCGGCCCTGCGTGCGCAGATTCTCCAGCGCACCGGCCACCGATTCGAGCGCCTGCGGGTCGAGGGTGCCAAAGCCCTCGTCGAGAAACAGCGCTCCCAGAATACGGTTTCCGGCGAGGTAATCGCTCAGCGCGATCGCCAGCGACAAGCTCGCCAGGAAGGTCTCGCCGCCGGAGAGCGTCTTGACGCCGCGCGTCTCGCCGGCGTTCCAGAGGTCTTGCACCACGTAATCGCCGCCGTCGAGGGCCAGGCGGTAGCGCCCGTCGCTGATGTCGTGCAGCAGTTCGCCGGCGCCGGCGAGCAGGCGGCTTTCCACGTCCTGCAAGAGGTACTGCTGGAATTCGTTGGCGCGCAGCGAGTTGGTGAGGGTGGTCCAGAGGTCCACCGCGCCGGAGAGCCGCCCGGCCTGGGCCTGCAGCTCGGTCTTGCGCTGCAGGCGCTCGGCCCCGGCCCTGAGCGACTCGCTGAGTTCGCCGATGCGCCCGCGCGCCGCCGTGAGCGCCGCCTCGGCCGCGTAGAGGTCGCGCTGGGCCTGGGTGAGCCGCGCCGGATCGAAGGCCGCGCCGCCGAGCTTGGCCTGCAGCGCGGCGCGCTCGGCCAGCAGCTGTTCGCGTTCGGCCAGGTGACGGCGCCAGGCCGCTTCCAGGCGGCGAATCTCCTCCTCGTCCAGGGCGGCGCGCTGCACCTCCTCGGCGCTGAGCTTCAGCACGCCCAGCACCGCTTGCAGGGCCGAGGAAGCCCGCTCGGCCTCGGCCTGTCGCTCCTCGGCCCGCTGCCCGGCCGCCTGCGCGCGGGCCGCCGCCGCCGCCTGAAGGGCCTGGGCCTGGGCCTGAACCTGCCGGGCCGTTTCCACCTCGGCGGCCAATTCCCTGAGGCGCTGCTGGGCGGCGCGGCGCGCCTCAGCCGGATCGCCGGCGGCCTGCACCTGCTCGGCGCTGAGCTGCAAGGTGGCCAGCGCATTTTGCAAGGCGGCCTCGGCG encodes the following:
- the ppk1 gene encoding polyphosphate kinase 1, which gives rise to MNKSTKKSAAHERSALHVDPPPSPSAPASAARPPRSVKAAAPPRSAGEQTQSTSALPESSFLNRELSWLAFNERVLFEARNPDNPLLERLTYAAICGSNLDEFFMVRVAGIHRQIAANVMTKSLDGLLPKEVLNLVRSRTHTMLQSIEKTTREIFRGLQAQGVDIGRVKDLGKRARATLREQYLSQIQPVLTPLIVDPSHPFPYISNLSLNLAVLLEDGEGEAPDFARVKVPVGVLPRLVKCGPHLLLLEDVIAEHLGELFRGRRVLRSHVFRVTRNTDYEFDEEEAEDLLATIEDGLRRRRFGSAVRLEVTRDMPGEMLDFLRSRLKLDDEDVFELQGPLGTANLMGLPVERADLQFPAFSPRVPDLSGDDDEGVFHTLQQGDVLLHHPYDSFTNVLGFLQAAASDPDVLAIKQTLYRTGDDPRLIGALRTAAENGKQVVALIELKARFDEQRNISSARQLERVGAHVVYGVSGLKTHGKVTLVVRREGEHLRRYVHIGTGNYNPKTARIYTDLSLLSAREELGADVAALFNHLTGYAEADYQHLLVAPDTAREGFLKLLEREAANVAAGQPGWARLKFNQLTDPGMIEALYRASQAGVKIQLMVRGVCCLRPGVPGLSENIEVRSLIGRFLEHARIYAFAGDATQGSKRAGRAPDVYFGSADWMSRNLDRRVEVIAPVFEDKQKAKLLALLDTEWADTRGAWALQASGEYLKLSGSSSAQAAFMGLEELPPPAALHAP
- a CDS encoding DNA glycosylase AlkZ-like family protein translates to MSVSLVHLRAAALRTLQVQPDLQTALHTLGFVQADPIRAPARAQDLTLMQRVGGYRAGDLERHYPDLDVEEDMLPNYGFFPRSVQAALHPRGEVQRRIEQQAPGLSAEVLAFVQGHPAGEAHPREVQAHFGAARVGNAWGGQSSATTRALEGLHHQGLLRVTRRVGGVRLYGPAPHLEAVRTSPAAPHERARQVVRLLVRLYGPLPQVSLGYLLSLSGYGVPHLKTELRTAFKQLLEGELQSQTVEGVKYVWDADLPLDDGGDSGVRLVGPFDPLVWDRRRFAHLHGWTYKFEAYTKPEKRVLGYYALPLFQRERAVGWANLKVERGELSSELGFIPGVRQTAALRKGIAAELERYRRFLALPT
- the fni gene encoding type 2 isopentenyl-diphosphate Delta-isomerase yields the protein MTGEATKLRKLRHIEACLRPESQYQGVSTGLEAVVWPYRALPELDLEQVDLSTTFLGKPLSAPVLIGAMTGGADKSALINRHLAQAAQRLGVGLMLGSQRVMLERPEAQASFQVRAWAPDALLIGNLGAAQLLKGYGAAEIMRAAKLIGADALAIHANPLQEALQPGGDTRWAGLSVRLREVVPQVGLPLLLKEVGHGLSAEVARLAVGAGFAALDVAGAGGTSWARVEELVRYGEVRTPDLCEVGLPTAQALREVRAAAPGTPLIASGGIRSGLDAARALLLGAQVVAVARPLLAPALDSAEAVEAWLRQFIHELRVALFVGGFGSVKALEHRAAVGPAILSGR
- a CDS encoding lincosamide nucleotidyltransferase Lnu(F), coding for MLVQHAWIEQVRCLARADERLVAALTYGSFTKGEGDGFSDIEFWLFVRDDALAELDRVGWVGAVASPLAVLENLPHALTLAIFEGYRRGEFHFAPASRMGEVRSWAENGPFPSPEAMLLLDRTGELYGHLQYLHDHPPQHGGPREVQGVLDSFINWSVQGAQVLRRGEYARALGTLGVLHVHLLQLARLVEGTTLHWPTPSKGVEADLSGGAYRRFSACTASVEPRELERAYTQAWEWGKELAGTLLGWMGRRWPSTFDVPFEALASTLEVTTTVARPGDGN
- a CDS encoding amylosucrase: MTKPPKPNASPDAALLESPAPEAPRSEAAEAPRKSRAARKTPVKSGAPMPDPVQVSLAISEAAKDASPLPVPTPTKAARKPRPAKAAVPSPAGPAQSEPAPTESAAPKAKPAPRKPKAPAAAPATPEVAQEEARPEPAAEPVPPEVPADAPTPPLSSEATLDPRDADTFAIRLERYRADLEGSLRSVYGAEQLVALWPRLEALLRRALAERPADLRRLDEARLLRPDWLQVPEMIGYVAYADRFAGTLEGVGEHLNYLEELGVKYLHLMPLLKPRVGENDGGYAVQDYRAVREDLGSMADLKALASRLRRRGISLELDLVMNHVAQEHGWAVRARAGEQKYRDYFLMFENRDLPDLYERTLPEIFPDFAPGNFTWNDEAQRWVWTTFNSYQWDLNWANPEVFLEFVDIILYLANQGVEIFRLDAIAFIWKRMWTDSQNQPEVHDLTRALRACARIVAPAVAFKAEAIVAPGDLIAYLGRRDHHGKVSDMAYHNSLMVQLWSSLASGNTRLFEQALSAFAPKPTNTTWGMYVRCHDDIGWAISDHDAGMAGTTGPGHRAFLSDFYSGEWPGSFARGQVFQANPRTGDRRISGTAASLAGLEAAQTEEDIDLALRRLRLLHAVTLGYGGVPLIYMGDELALLNDERYLDVPEHAQDNRWLHRPAMDWHKAEERFDVATSSGRMYAALQRLIRARRQLPHLHASIEAQIVPSPNEHTLLFRRDHPLGSMLAMYNFSPEFQPLPAPLLRAIVGDYPRDALSGHEWNLTNPEVALEPYGAYWLIEQTR
- a CDS encoding M16 family metallopeptidase, with product MKRLLSSMLALSAALAGPPVLASMTGGAGAPQTGAAAPAPVVTPSDFSLTRDVKRTVLSNGLTVLTKEVHGAPIVTVQVFYKIGSRNEAPGVNGIAHQLEHLMFKGTTDRPVQFGRLLGALGADFNAFTYYDQTAYHETVEREKAGAALQLEADRMVNAKIDPAALTSERNVVLSEIEGDENDPSYRLERAVQAAAFPGSPYGLTVGGTRKDIEGFTSEEVNAYYKQYYSPQYATLIVVGDFQTGEMMKQIEAAFGKLGTPGTAPVGISAPLVPGGSEATLGKTPPAAPIVLKEAGATPLLNAVYPLPDVSSPDAPALKVLDYVLLSGRTSKLYQSMFESGLAADGGTLPYQFARGGWYTFSFTPTPDTDLAQLDAALLKTLADVRDHPVSDEEIRRAKTSITTGTLLDTRSIDAQATSLGIDATTAGDYQYTDKFLSALQQVTAADVQRVAQKYLQDGARTVGYFEPTKAEEGAGNAASAGGATQEAFNAGPPVDPAEVAKYLPAFQPSGQASVTLPEKYTLGNGMTIMLLRDTSTPTVSLSASVKAGREFDSDANAGLVDLVAANLLSGTQTRDELTLAKLLDDVGAQLSPAANRFGVQIGGASRDQDLPVLIEGLADILQHATFPEAQFKRSQARAIQGARQGDDDPGSVALKVFRKTVYPPGNPWQVFSTPETLAALTRQGALDFYKTHYRPDATVLTLVGNFDPAQVKALLNQKFGDWTASGAAPDVTYPVIGKPAGIVKAQSDLPGKTQAVTYLGYQSIARSDPRYYASLVLGDVLGGSTLSSRLGTELRDKQGLTYGVGSGFSALKQPGAFYISMQTNPKDTDKAVQGALGILRDVRDNGLTPTEVSTSKNALLSSYTVGLSNPAALAATFTGLVSDGLPLSELTDYQAKINAVTPAAVNQAAKELLDPDNIVIVTAGPVAK